Proteins encoded together in one Canis aureus isolate CA01 chromosome 21, VMU_Caureus_v.1.0, whole genome shotgun sequence window:
- the LOC144293288 gene encoding olfactory receptor 4C11-like, whose translation MQQNNSTTEFILLGLTQDPMKKKTVFVIFFIFYLGTVVGNLLIIVTIKSSRTLGSPMYYFLFYLSLADSCFSTSTAPKLIVDSLSAKNIITYNECMTQVFALHFFGCMEVLVLLLMAFDRYVAICKPLHYTTIMSRQVCTILIVLAWVGSFIHSTAQIILALRLPFCGPNLIDHYCCDLQPLLKLACMDTYKINLLLVSNSGAICSSSFVILMISYIVILHSLRNHSAEGRKKALSTCISHIIVVVLCFGPCTFIYTRPPTTYPIDKMMAVFYTIGTPFLNPLIYTLRNAEVKNAMRKLWHIKITSESRR comes from the coding sequence ATGCAGCAAAATAACAGTACTACTGAGTTCATACTGTTAGGATTGACCCAAGATCCTATGAAAAAGAAAACggtatttgtaatatttttcattttttatttgggaaCTGTGGTTGGGAATTTGCTTATTATTGTGACCATCAAGTCCAGCCGGACACTTGGGAGCCCCAtgtactatttcttattttatttgtccCTTGCTGATTCCTGCTTTTCAACTTCCACAGCCCCCAAACTAATTGTGGATTCACTCTCTGCAAAAAATATCATAACTTACAATGAATGCATGACTCAAGTCTTTGCACTACATTTCTTTGGTTGCATGGAGGTTTTAGTCCTCCTCCTCATGGCCTTTGACCGGTATGTGGCCATCTGTAAGCCCTTACATTACACAACCATCATGAGCCGGCAGGTCTGCACCATCCTAATTGTTCTGGCATGGGTTGGATCTTTTATCCATTCTACAGCCCAGATTATCCTGGCTTTGAGATTGCCCTTCTGTGGACCCAATTTGATTGATCATTACTGCTGTGATTTGCAGCCCTTGCTGAAACTTGCTTGCATGGACACTTATAAGATCAACCTACTGTTGGTTTCTAATAGTGGGGCCATTTGTTCAAGCAGTTTTGTGATTCTGATGATCTCCTACATAGTCATCTTGCATTCACTGCGAAACCACAGTgcggaagggaggaaaaaagctcTCTCTACTTGCATTTCTCACATCATCGTAGTAGTCTTATGCTTTGGTCCATGTACATTCATTTATACACGCCCCCCAACCACTTACCCCATAGACAAGATGATGGCTGTATTTTATACTATTGGGACACCTTTTCTCAACCCACTCATCTACACATTGAGGAATGCAGAAGTGAAAAATGCCATGAGAAAGCTATGGCATATCAAGATTACCTCAGAAAGCAGAAGATGA